Below is a genomic region from Salvelinus fontinalis isolate EN_2023a chromosome 2, ASM2944872v1, whole genome shotgun sequence.
ctgagctatcgagggagaagggccttggtcagggaggtgatcgaGGACCTGAtattcactctgacagagcaccagagttcctatgcggcgatgggagaaccttccagaaggacaaccatctttgccgcactccaccaatcaagcctttatggtagagtggccagacggatgccactcctcagtcaaaggcaaatgacagccctcttggagtttgcctgaaggactctcagaccattagaaacaagattctctggtctgatgaaaccaagattgaactctttggcctgaatgccaagcgtcatgtgtAGAGGAAACCTGGTAAGATCCCTacggtgaggcatggtggtggcagcatcatgctgtggggttgttttttagtggcagggactgggagactagtcaggaacgatggaaagatgaacagaggaaagtacagagatccttaatggaaacctgctccagagtgctcaggacctcagactggggcaaaggttcaccttccagcaggataacgactctaagcacacagccaagacaatgcatgagtggttcgggacaagtctcaatgtccttgtgtGACCCGGACtagaacccgatctaacatctctggagagacctgaaaatagttgtgcagtgacgctacccatccaacctgacagagcttgagaggatctgcagagaagaatgggagaaactccccaaatacaggtttgccaagcttgtagcgtcatacctaagaagactcgatgctgtaatcgctgccaaagaagcttcaacaaagtactgagtaaagggtctgaatacttatgtaaatgttatttacGGTTTTAATATtttaaacatttgcaaaaaattcgaACCCTTTATTTGCTTTATCaatatggggtgttgtgtgtagattgggggggggtgacaatttaatacattttagaataaggctgtaacgtaacaaaatgtggaaaaagtcaaggggtctgaatagttcccGAGTGCACTGTATACTGTTGTCGTTTTCAATGTGTAATGAGATTTGATTGGCATCTGGTATATAGAGCACATTACCTAACCTATAGCTTAATTAACCTCAGTATCAAATATTGTAATTTATCTACATAAGACAGAAGTTAAGGTTGTTTTTCCTGTTACACAAACCTTCCACCCTGCCAAACAATAAACGTGAAGAAGGGAGTCTCCACATCCACTGCTAACATGTTGTGACCCGCGTCTTTTCCCAAACGTGAAAGGACGAGCTTTAAGAGCTTTTGGCATATCCCTCGCACTTATTGAGATCCCGTCTAAACAGAAACCACTGTTTAGACTGGAATATAAACTCACGTTGTTTATGATACACCATCGATTGACAACCCATTGACtacagttacagtgccttcagaaaatattcatactCCTTGATTTGCATAAATATGCACACCCAtttgacactccaaattgagctccggtgcatccaatttcctttgatcatccttgatgttactacaacttgattggagtccacctgtggccaatttaaattgtttggacatgattgaGAAAGAaaaacacctgtctacataaggtcccacagttgacagtgcatgtcagagcagaaactataccatgacgTCTGAGGAACTGTCTGTAGATCTCTGAGATAGAATTgcgatgaggcatatatctggggaagggtataaaaccaCTTCTAGAgttttgaaagtttccaagagcacattGGTCTcgaaaaaatatggaactacccagactctgcctggAGGTGACCGTCCGACCAACCTgcgcaagaaggaccttggtcagggaggtgaccaagaacccaataacTACTCTGACAGAACTTTGAatttccttggctgagatgggagaacctgccagaaggaaaGCGGTCTTATATGTGCTTTTGCATGTATGCCAGTGGGTATGCTGTatatagggttgcaaagggtcagaaATGTATTGAGACATTTTCCATAGGAAGTTAATCcctggaattttgcttaaattcatcagtCAGTTTacaacagtgaacctttttttgtgggatacacaaggcaatactaggtcttgtggcatattctggttaaactatcccaaattcaatggaattgcaaccctctgcacgGTGCATTATTTTATCACATgtgcagctgattctcaagatcttgcacactaatgagattcTATTGAGCCCAcattactacactgtctgagccaaggactatatgctttctggtaagttttgattacaatactgggtggggtgaatatattttatgacatacatgattttgtTTTAACTattaaatagtagcctacagcaaggTGTTTAAATAAttttaacttgttaacaatttctgctagttagtttattctatcatgtgggttttagcttgcttgagcctgctaactgaggagtgttaattcacctgtttccatacatgtttcattttataaCATGTATCTTACAAATTaattgtttaatctaactgcttaactatttatctgtacatggaattgtaaactcagcaaaaaaagaaatgtaaatttttcaggaccctgtctttcaaagataatttgtaaaaatccaagtaacttcacagatcttcattgtaaagggtttaaacactgtttcccatgcttgttcactgaaccataaacaattaatgaacatgcacctgtggaacgttcgttaagacactaacagcttacaggcggtaggcaattaaggtcacagttttgaaaacttaggacactgaagaggcctttctactgactctgaatatCACCAAAaggaagatgcccagggtccctgctcatctgtgtgaacgtgccttaagcatgctgcaagaaggcatgaggactgcaaatgtAGCCAGGGCAatattgcaatgtctgtactgtgagacgcctaagacagcgctacaggacagacagttgattgtcctcgcagtggcagaccacgtgtaacgacacctacacaggatcggtacatccgaacatcacacctacgggacaggtacaggatggcaataacaactgcccgagttacaccaggaacgcacaatccctccagtgctcagactgtccgcaatcggctgagagaggatggaatgagggcttgtaggcctgttgtaaggcaggtcctcaccagacatcagcgGCAActacgtcgcctatgggcacaaacccaccgtcgctggaccagacaggaatggcaaaaagtgctcttcactgacaagttgcAGTTCTGTTTCACTAGGGGTGATGGGTGGatttgcatttatcgtcgaaggtatgagcgttacactgaggcctgtaccctggagcgggatcgatgtggaggatccgtcatggtctggggcggtgtgtcacaagcttgttgtcattgcaggcaatctcaacgctgtgcgttacagggaagacgtcCTCCCTCgtgatacccttcctgcaggctcatcctgacatgaccctccagcatgacaatgccacctgacatactgctcgttctgtgcgtgatttcctgcaagacagacatgtcagtgttctgccatggccagcgaagagcccggatctcaagcccattgagcacgtctgggaactgttggattggagggtgaggtcttgggccattccccccagaaatgtcaggaaacttgcaggtgccttggtggaagagtggggtaacatctcacagcaagaacgggcaaatctggtgcagtccatgaggaggagatgcactgcagtacttaatgcagctggtggccacaccagatactgactgttactttgattttgacgcccccctttgttcagggacacattattccatttctgttagtcacatgtctgtggaacttgttcagtttgtctgttgttgaaccctgttatgttcatacaaatatttacacatgttaagtttgctgaaaagaaacagaggccttttttttttttttttttgtatttattttactacgttaaaaaaaatatatctttacaGGCCAATGCCACGGGCACTGCCACAGGCAcgatctgatgtgtggagacatttcactgcagctaatttagaaggaaaagctgtgtacattttgcaaatactgtgccaaatcaaatgtgaagaatgcaacaaagatgctgaatcatctggccaagtgcataaagttaaTTCAGCGCTCACCACACGCAAcgtctgacaaaagtccctctacttctattcgatgtgaacatgatgaatcagacaacttatcgatagcaacagctcatgggcCTCCTGGAATCAGGTTTTTTGACttaatggaggaacgtagtcagagaaattctgatgaatgtcttgcttgagctgtgtatgcaactggttcacctctgatgcttacaggcaatgtgtattggaagagatttctgaatgttcttcgcccagcatacacccctccaacctgtTGAACTCTGAGATACAGAGATCAAGTGGAGGtcaagcagactgtattgcaatcatctctgatgggtggccgaatgttcgtgggcaaggaacaacagacacaccggtctctacattgcagatgagctgaaggccgTCATCAATGACCTTCgtccacagaaggtatttgcactggtgacagacaatgctgtgaacatgaaggctgcttggtctaaagtgagGGGTCCTACCCTCACaccacacccattggctgtgctgctcatgcattaaATCTTCCCcacaaggacatcatggcactgaaaacaatggatacattcTACAaaagagccaaggaaatggttaggtatgtgatcAAGGTcctcaagttatagcagcaatctacctcaccaagcaaagtgagaagaataagagcaccacattgaagctgccccgCAACACCCGTAGGGATGGTGttgtcatgtttgacagtctcctggaggggaaggagtctctcaaGAAATGGctatatcacagtctgccgattatggacagccccatcaagaggatcctcctggatgatgtattttgggagagaggggtaagcagcctgaaactcttgAAACCagtagcagtagccattgcacgcgttgagggagacaatgccaccctgtctgatgttcagactctgcttgcagatgtaagaggaGAAATCCGTACTgtcctgcccacttcactgttgctccaagcaaaggaaactgcagttctgaaatgcatcaaaaagcgtgaagacttctgccttaagctcatacacgccgcagcgtacaagttggaccccaagtatgctggcaagcgCTTCCTGTCTGTtacagagatcaacaaggcctatggtgtcttgccaccttggcctggatgagggcaaggttcttggcagtctggcgaagcacacttccaagcaaggtctttgggatggagatgcaaacatatctcatcagccacctagTGGAAGGGACtttggatctgaggctctttcccctattgcctccatcattctccaaatcccaccaacatcagctgcCTCAGAGCGCAaatggtccttgtttgggaacacacacaccaaagcatatCCGGGAAagtttgaggctttttgagcctgacaatgagccatcctcaacaaggttggaaagtgacagtgagcTTCAGAAACTCTGCAAGGAAGAATTGTGAGagaatccccaaatccagatgtgcaaagctgatacagacatacccaagacgactcacagttgtaattgctgccaattGTGCTTttattgactcgggtgtgaatacttatgtaaattagatttctgtATAAAATGTTCAATAAATtagctttttttttattttattttttacatgctttcactttttcattatggtgtattgtgtgcagTTGGGTGAGAGATCACTCATCAATTTTGAATtgaggctgtaacaacaaaatgtgcaataagtcaagaggaatgaatactttctgaaggcactgtatggcaTACAACATGTCAACTGTTTTTTTGCTGCTTACATTCTGCAAATCGGCCTCTGGTTTAGCAAAGCTGTTTCAGAGAGCAAATGTCAACTAAATAGAGTAGTCATCCCCTGCATGAAAGTGGATAAGCTTGTTCAAACACCTTTAATGATTTAGGGTGTGATTTTTATCGATTTGGTTTGCGAATGCCTCAAATGGCGTAGACGGCTGGTTGCTTAGACGTGGGAAATGTGATGTGTTTCCTTGGTAACTGAGCACATTGTTACTTGGgtgttattttttggggggggcgggCAGCAATTAGCAATTTGCTTTGATCAGTTATGTTTTCTCGACGGATAGCTGGGAGACTGATCTTGTGGCGAAGGAAGGAAATTAGGTTGTATACAGAGATACTAATCCACAGAATCTTTGCAGATTAGGTCTTTAATCTCATTTCTAATCGTTGGTCAATGGATCTTGGCTAGATTCTGTTGGCCTCAAACTTGTTTGGCTTGATAAGTGAGTCATTTTCAACTCGgtacagtttttatttttttgataGTCAAAATTCCACTGTTGGCAGGTTCATGAAAATGTTGAGCTGGACAACTGGGGTAATGTGTCAAAGAAAATTAACATAATAAATACAGTGTTCTGTCCCCGTGCTTCTGAAAAAGCACTCCTCCCTTTACCTCCTTTAAGTGGCCGGCAAATATCTCTATATTAATGCATTTGCTTTCATCCACACACTCTCAATTAACTAGGTCCTCCTAAGAGCAGAAGGTGTCcagttttgttttatttattcctGAGTTTCAATTTAAATGCATAATAAATGTACCATCCGTAGTGAATGAATACATGGTTACAGCTCCACCTCTGATCCCTCTATCCTGAATGGACCCACATACAATATTTGATTTATGTACATATACACATTTATATTGGTTACGCACATACAGTATTTGATTTATATTGAATAAATATGATATTGTGTAACATGGTTATATAACGTGTTATGTTATTATTTTCTTCCTTGCAGCCTGTGTTGCCCCATACAGCGGTGTGCTTCTCGTGTGGGGAGGCGGGGAAGGAGGACACGGTGGACACGGAAGAAGAGAAGTTTAGCCTCTCTCTGATGGAGTGTACCATCTGCAACGAGATAATCCACCCCAGCTGCCTCAAGGTGGGGCCAGACCCTCTGTGTATGGCCGGCTGTCATAGCTGgagacatgtgtgtgtgtctctcttccaTTCATACGGTCTTAAGTCAAATGTCTGCTCTATCTAGTATTGGTTACATACATTTATTGATTGAATGATTATTGTgatttcattgttttattttctcCAACCTACAGATGGGTAAAGCAGAAGGCATCATAAACGATGAAATCCCGAATTGTTGGGAGTGTCCAAAATGCCACAAGGAAGGCAAGACCAGTAAGGTGAGAACTGTGACTGGGAACACTGGTCTGTCAGACTCTGCTGATAAAACTAAACAAGAGAGGGTGACAAAGGACAACAATGATGTATGGATTAATCAATAATGGTTGATAAGGTAGGAGGATTGATTTGGAATGGAACACGTTAGTCCTTTATAGAGAATTTATTTGTGTAAATAAGCTCTTTAAATTGGAATGTAATTTTGTTTCATTGACCCGATCCCCATTTCATATACTGTAGTAGGCtattacatatacagtgcattcggaaagtattcagacaccttgactttttccacatttcgttatgtcacagcctcattctaaaatggattaaatagttcccCCCCCCCAGTCTACACACATtatcccttaatgacaaagcaaaaataggtttttagaaatctttgaataaaataaacagaaatatcgcatttacctaagtattcagaccttttactcagtactttgttaaaacaCATTTGGCAGCGAGTTCAGccttgtcttcttgggtatgatgttacaagcttggcacctgtatttggggagtttatcccattcttctctgcagatcctctcaagctctgtcagttgaATAGGGAGCTGTTagatcggtttcaagtccgggctctggctgggccactcaagtacattcaaagacttgtcctgaagccacgcctgcattgtcttggctgtgcgctgagggtcgttatcctgttggaaggtgaaccttcgcccccagtctgaggtcctgagcactctggaacaggttttcatcaaggatctctctttgcTCTTTGTaccttgctctgttcatctttcccttttatcctgactagtctcccagtccctgctgctgaaaaacagcccacagcatgatgctgccaccatgcttcaccgtagggatggtgccaggtttcctccagacgtgacgcttggcattcaagccaaagagttcaatattggtttcatcagaccagggaatcttgtttctcatggtctgagagtcctttaggtgccttttggcaaactccaaggggcTGTCATGTTaattccttttactgaggagtagcttctgtctggccactgtacgataaaggcctgattggtggagtgtccttctggaaggttctcccatctccacagaggaactctggagctcttgtcagagtgactatcgggttcttggtcacctccctgactaaggcccttctacccagattgctcagtttggccggaaggccagctctaggaagagtattggtggtttcaaacttcttccatttaagaatgatggtgtgttcttggggaccttcaatgcggcagaatttttttggggtccactccccagatctgtgccttgacacaatcttgtcttgaagctctagggacaattccttaaacctcatggcttggtttttgctctgacatgcactgtcaactgtgggacctttttatatagacaggtgtgtgccttttccaaaccatgtccaattaattgaatttgtagaaacatcaaggatgatcaatggaaacaagatgcaccagagctcaatttcgagtcttataggaaagggtctgaatacttatgtaaataaggtattttggtTTAAAAAATTGGggaaaatgtctaaacctgtttttggtttgtcattatggggtattgtgtgcagattggggggggggggtttaatacattttgaataagactaacgtaacaaagtggaaaaagggaaggtgtctgaatacattctgaatgtactgtacatattctTCAATCCTCTTCCCCTTTCTCCACACATCAGGATGGGGGTGATGGCTCAGGGAAGAGGCGGATGGACAACGGGGAGGTGGGCCGATGGAAGCTGACCGACGATCCTCCGCCCACCAAAAAGAAACCCCCCTCTTTAGATGATGGGGGGCGGCAGGACGGTCacaagaggaagaaggagaaggagcttCCCCAGGACAGCGGCCCCAAAAAGAAGGTAGGACGATCTTGGTGAAGTGTTGCAGTATGCAGaccgagtataccaaacattaggaacaccttcctaatactgtgGTGCATccctccccttttgccctcagaacagcctcaattcgtcgggcatGGACTCTAAAAGGGgtagaaagcgttccacagggatgctggcccatgttgaccccaatgcttcccacagttgtgtcaagttggctggatgtcttttgggtggtggaccattcttgatacacacgggaaactgtttatCAACGCTGCTGTGTAtcaaacccagcagcgttgcagttcttgacacaaaccggtgtgcctggcacctagtaccataccccgttcaaaggcagtcTCTGACACAAATTATCTTTATTATTCCTCTTACTCTAAGTGAAAGAGCACCCTAGATAACACCTCTTCCTTTGCTGGTGaatgtcttgcccattcaccatctgactggcacacatacacaatccatgtctcaattgtctaaaggcttaaaaaaacttatttaacctgtctcctccccttcatctacactgatttttgaagtggatttaacaagggatcaaaaagggatcatggcttttatctggtcagtctgtcatggaaagtgcaggtgtccttaatgttttgtatgctcAGTGTATAGTTGCTAAGAGGCCTACTAGTTGTGACCAATTGTATGAATGCAGCTTGCCAACTCTTGTCTCTGTCTGACCTTTTACCTCAGATGAAAGGGGCGCATGAAAAACGCTTGAAAAAGGTAATTTCATGTGAACAAAATGTTAAGCTCTGTCATAAAGCACATGGTAACTACGAACtggattcaatctgtatcgctgaagtTCCCCTAAATTTTGTTTTAAAGGTAATTcccgattgagccgacatctgCAGTGTTTACCGTTGAATGCAGTCTTTGCGAATGCGCAAACATTGCCCTTGAATTTCAATCGAGGTATAACGTGAATCTTCTGGGATAAGGACTGAATCCAGCTCTTAGCTGAGTTCAAGTTATATTTCTCAATGGTAAAGGTTAGGGTTCATGCTCCTCTGTCACTCTCTTCACTAACGTTATCCCTCCCATGACAGAAACAGAAGCCTAACGTGTCAGAGACTGCAGAGTCCAATGGGCCCAACTCCTCCACCGGAGGTGGCCAGGGTTCCGGAGGGGGTTCCAACTCCACGCAGTCCCCCACCTCTacggccagccaggaccagcgCTCGCACCACCGTGAGAAATTGGAGCGCTTCAAGCGCATGTGCCAGCTCCTTGAGCGTGTCCGCGAGTCCAGCTCATCGAGCTCGTCTAGTTCTGAGTCCGACTCGGAGTCCGACTCTGACTCGCCTTCCGGTTCAGATGGCCGCCGCGGCTCTGAACCCTCATCCCCCGTACCCGTCACTTATAGCAACAGTGCAAGGGAGCGCAACCGGGAacgggacagggagagggacaggCGGCTAGCGGAGCTGGGCTTCAGTGCCAGTGAGGACTCTGAGGGAGAGGGAAGTgttaaggaggaggaggaggcggtggaggAGCAGGTTGTGGGAGACAAGCCTCGGCGTAGAGGGGAGGGACCTCCACGGGGCCGCAAGGGGCTCACGACGGACGGGAATGAcgaggagagtggggagaggagtcGGAAGTCTACCCCATtgcctccaccctcccctctctcctccacccagccTCCACCTTCCTCCGGCCACGGCCCCTCGCCAGGTTCCGAGGGATTCTCCGGTAAGCGCAGCAACGGCTCTGAGACGCGCAATGGACGGACACGGGCGGGGGTGAGGGACCGGGAGACTCAGGAGAAGGAGAACGCCAACAACAGTAGCGGAGGCTCGGTGGCCAACCACCGACATGGAACTGGCAAGGGCAACAAGGGCAACAAGATCCGTAGCAACAAGCAAACAGGGTCCCAACCAACGTCAAGGAACAGTAGCAACTCTTCCGCTTCT
It encodes:
- the LOC129828968 gene encoding F-box/LRR-repeat protein 19-like, giving the protein MSGSKALGGARRRRTRCRRCQACMRTECGECHFCKDMKKFGGPGRMKQSCLLRQCTAPVLPHTAVCFSCGEAGKEDTVDTEEEKFSLSLMECTICNEIIHPSCLKMGKAEGIINDEIPNCWECPKCHKEGKTSKDGGDGSGKRRMDNGEVGRWKLTDDPPPTKKKPPSLDDGGRQDGHKRKKEKELPQDSGPKKKMKGAHEKRLKKKQKPNVSETAESNGPNSSTGGGQGSGGGSNSTQSPTSTASQDQRSHHREKLERFKRMCQLLERVRESSSSSSSSSESDSESDSDSPSGSDGRRGSEPSSPVPVTYSNSARERNRERDRERDRRLAELGFSASEDSEGEGSVKEEEEAVEEQVVGDKPRRRGEGPPRGRKGLTTDGNDEESGERSRKSTPLPPPSPLSSTQPPPSSGHGPSPGSEGFSGKRSNGSETRNGRTRAGVRDRETQEKENANNSSGGSVANHRHGTGKGNKGNKIRSNKQTGSQPTSRNSSNSSASTATTTSNGGGGGLLSPGSNSSGGMSALAASPRSQPSRMAPRSQMMKRSPPAVPSPPRPVQMERHLVRPPPACPEPHCLPLDSGSSHVMPRDVWLHVFQHLSQRELCVCMRVCRTWSRWCCDKRLWTQIDLSRQRSITPPMLSGIIRRQPVSLNLGYTNISKKQLMWLINRLQGLLELNVSGCPWSSVSALCQAACPCLRLLDLSRVEDMKDSHLRELLAPPADTRTAHGESRGGRFQNVTELRLAGLDLTDVTSRLLVRYLPHLTKLDLSQCGNITDQTIHTLTSPMSPLKDSLTHLNLAGCVKVTEQCLPLLRRCASLQSADLRSCTLLTPDACQLLSFPCPDDRVLLKNS